One genomic window of Cannabis sativa cultivar Pink pepper isolate KNU-18-1 chromosome 2, ASM2916894v1, whole genome shotgun sequence includes the following:
- the LOC133034783 gene encoding feruloyl CoA ortho-hydroxylase F6H1-3-like, protein MASALSNSFNVTEFVVNQGNGVKGLADLGIEAVPQQYIQPLHERFDSSITNTQHSTIPIIDFSNSDDPQVKEAICEAAANWGFFQIVNHGIPIDILHGLKASVHRFFDLPVPEKRKYLKDSPSESVRLATSFSPRAEQVLKWKDYLMMLYVSEDEASASWPPECRHEAIEYMKRAEIVIKRLLQVLLDKLNVKEIDKENEHMLMGAMRLNFNYYPKCPNPELTAGVGRHSDISTITVLLQDDSGGLFVHREGDITDSWIHVPPVNGALVINVGDVLQIMSNDLYKSVEHRAVPNRNTSRISIPIFVNPEPQALIGPLPQVLESGERPIYKQVKYSDYFSHFFSKPHDGKKAIEFAKLHV, encoded by the exons ATGGCATCTGCATTGTCCAATTCATTCAACGTCACTGAGTTTGTAGTGAACCAAGGAAATGGCGTAAAGGGTCTAGCCGATTTGGGCATCGAAGCTGTACCACAACAATATATCCAACCACTTCACGAGAGATTCGACTCTTCCATAACCAACACCCAACATTCCACCATACCCATCATAGATTTCTCCAACTCGGACGATCCTCAAGTCAAAGAAGCTATCTGCGAAGCTGCAGCCAACTGGGGTTTCTTTCAAATTGTAAACCATGGCATTCCGATCGACATTCTCCACGGCCTCAAGGCCTCCGTCCATCGATTTTTCGACTTACCAGTGCCGGAGAAGAGGAAATATCTGAAAGATTCACCATCGGAGAGTGTCCGATTGGCAACGAGCTTCAGCCCGAGAGCGGAGCAGGTTTTGAAGTGGAAAGACTATCTCATGATGCTCTATGTCTCAGAGGATGAGGCTTCCGCCTCTTGGCCTCCGGAATGTAG GCATGAAGCAATAGAGTACATGAAGAGAGCTGAAATTGTGATCAAAAGGCTATTGCAAGTGCTACTAGACAAACTGAATGTGAAGGAGATTGATAAAGAGAACGAACATATGCTAATGGGGGCAATGAGGCTCAACTTTAATTACTATCCCAAGTGTCCCAACCCAGAACTCACAGCAGGAGTTGGCCGCCACTCAGACATATCAACCATCACTGTTCTCCTCCAAGACGACTCTGGTGGGCTCTTTGTTCACCGGGAAGGCGACATAACTGACAGTTGGATCCATGTGCCGCCTGTGAATGGTGCATTGGTGATCAACGTCGGCGATGTGCTTCAGATAATGAGCAATGATCTATACAAGAGCGTTGAGCATCGGGCAGTGCCTAACAGGAACACGAGTAGGATTTCAATCCCTATATTTGTGAATCCAGAGCCCCAGGCATTAATTGGACCTTTGCCACAAGTATTGGAGAGTGGAGAGAGGCCTATTTATAAACAGGTTAAGTACTCGGATTATTTCAGCCATTTCTTCAGTAAGCCTCATGATGGGAAGAAGGCTATTGAATTCGCCAAGTTACATGTTTGA
- the LOC133034149 gene encoding putative disease resistance RPP13-like protein 1 yields MAEAFLTVLFDKLFESLDSPEFANFFQEKKSICEQLKELNLKLKAASLLVNDAEERQLKEPGVKEWLDDLNHVVYRAQDMVDHVDYQILSNNLGHESNSTDTTTVLMKMKFFFSSLTEFDRAIQAEIAKILVDINLLLQKRILLGLKEDIQSTISSQRSVVSLRKQHRVQVHGRDDDKDKIMEWLTKKETLGSHKIGVLPIVGTGGLGKTTLAQLVYSNTKLKKHGFELKLWATLSAEFDIKRTMKIILQAATDSHITTDVSVKELRRRLKEALRAKKFLIVLDNVWDENEDNWDALKLIFTSGARESRIIVTTRSQQVAKIVGTGKIYELSQVSPSHCWKIFMDHAFNGDWEANKHLEEIGRRIVVEKCKGLPLAVISVGGLLKFENNPIKWEEILRSHES; encoded by the exons aaaatcaatttgtgaGCAGCTGAAGGAGTTGAACCTTAAGCTAAAGGCAGCTAGTCTACTGGTAAATGATGCCGAAGAGAGGCAACTCAAGGAGCCGGGTGTGAAGGAATGGTTGGATGATCTTAATCATGTAGTTTACAGAGCACAAGACATGGTGGACCATGTTGACTATCAAATCCTATCCAACAACCTTGGACATGAATCTAATAGTACTGATACAACTACTGTGCTTATGAAAATGaaattcttcttctcttctttgacTGAATTCGACAGAGCTATTCAAG CGGAGATAGCTAAAATCTTGGTTGATATAAACCTTCTTTTACAGAAAAGAATTCTCCTGGGTTTGAAAGAAGATATTCAAAGCACTATCTCTTCACAAAGATCAGTTGTTTCACTGAGAAAACAACACCGAGTTCAGGTACATGGAAGAGATGATGATAAAGATAAGATAATGGAGTGGTTGACAAAAAAGGAAACATTAGGTAGTCATAAGATTGGTGTTCTTCCAATAGTTGGCACAGGTGGACTTGGCAAGACTACTCTTGCTCAGCTCGTTTACAGTAATACAAAACTAAAGAAACATGGTTTCGAGCTTAAACTATGGGCTACTTTATCGGCTGAGTTTGATATTAAAAGAACAATGAAGATCATTTTGCAGGCTGCTACCGATTCCCATATCACTACTGATGTTTCAGTTAAGGAACTTCGACGTAGACTAAAAGAAGCCTTGAGAGCCAAGAAATTTCTCATTGTTCTTGACAATGTGTGGGATGAAAATGAAGACAACTGGGATGCCCTGAAGCTCATCTTCACATCTGGTGCCCGTGAAAGCAGGATTATTGTGACCACACGCAGCCAGCAAGTGGCCAAAATTGTAGGCACGGGGAAAATTTATGAACTATCACAAGTATCTCCTAGTCATTGCTGGAAAATATTTATGGATCATGCCTTCAATGGAGATTGGGAAGCAAATAAACATTTGGAAGAAATTGGAAGAAGGATTGTAGTTGAGAAATGCAAGGGCCTCCCATTAGCTGTGATATCTGTTGGTGGTCTTCTAAAATTCGAAAACAATCCAATCAAATGGGAGGAGATCTTAAGGAGTCAT GAATCATGA
- the LOC133034780 gene encoding putative disease resistance protein At3g14460, which yields MFVSGEFCMAAEDNNNLRNLSNKTRHLSHTTAPVTDCDSVREGLSRAQNLHTWIELSTACENKITVEFFVERKFLRVLSLHSFSVSFVLPDSINKLKHLRYLDLSQNIIIEIPSSICMLYNLQTLLLSCCRNLRRLPKDMGRLINLRHLDTIGSPLDEMPPQMGNLKKLHTLPEFVLGKGHDNASTIEELGELQQLSGELYITGMQNVANVNDALKANLRYKEKLTGLTFQWLGETTNTRLETEVLEALQPHTNLKKLIIYSYAGFSFPNWIGDSSFSNVVSIHLSHNKHCWSLPSLGQLPSLQKLEIQSYHGVETIGAEFYYGNYPSNNITPFQSLETLILHDMPGWKEWSTIGSDDRDGGVLKLFPSLKELSLNGCPNLSGSFPDLDTLEILHISGIYGCYFPEPQSYTCPNQLLCKKLEFPRRNCCVSITELIIQFSDSVKSFPLDYFPSLKKLIFFDCSSLESLTFSKENGISELHSLMVLEFHNCRNVMALPQHMQKLLPSLATLRIYQCQDIKLFPHEGLPSTLKELHLCNCSQLVAQHKHWGLQGLNFLKKLSIDGYDGEIVLDSFPEGLLPISLTELSLNYIPNLQKLNDNAFQPLASLHKLSLQSCKNLQVLPEQVVSSTSLRSLFIDGCPILENRYRPRRGEDWHKISHIPIISIGHWSSAYYRTEEDDI from the exons ATGTTTGTCTCAGGAGAATTCTGTATGGCAGCAGAGGACAATAATAATTTAAGGAATCTTTCAAATAAGACTCGCCATTTATCGCACACAACAGCACCTGTTACTGACTGTGACTCGGTTAGGGAAGGACTATCAAGAGCACAGAATTTGCATACTTGGATAGAACTGAGTACAGCATGTGAGAATAAGATAACTGTAGAATTTTTTGTAGAAAGAAAATTCTTAAGAGTACTATCTCTGCATAGTTTTTCTGTGTCATTTGTGTTGCCAGATTCAATCAATAAACTTAAACATCTTAGGTATCTAGACTTATCTCAAAATATTATAATAGAGATACCTTCTTCTATCTGCATGCTATACAATTTGCAGACACTGCTATTGTCATGTTGCAGAAACCTTAGAAGATTGCCAAAGGACATGGGAAGGCTAATAAACTTGCGCCATCTTGATACTATTGGCTCGCCACTAGACGAAATGCCTCCACAAATGGGAAATTTGAAGAAGTTGCATACATTACCTGAATTTGTTTTAGGTAAAGGACATGACAATGCTTCAACCATTGAAGAGTTGGGAGAGCTTCAACAGTTAAGTGGAGAGCTTTATATTACAGGTATGCAAAATGTAGCTAATGTAAATGATGCTCTTAAAGCTAATTTGAGGTATAAGGAGAAACTTACAGGCCTAACCTTTCAATGGCTGGGTGAGACCACAAACACAAGACTAGAAACAGAGGTACTTGAGGCACTGCAACCTCACACAAACTTGAAGAAACTCATAATTTATTCGTATGCCGGTTTTAGTTTCCCTAATTGGATTGGAGATTCATCATTTTCAAATGTAGTGTCAATTCATCTGAGTCATAATAAACATTGTTGGTCCTTGCCATCATTGGGGCAGTTACCTTCACTTCAAAAGCTTGAGATCCAAAGCTATCATGGGGTGGAGACAATAGGCGCTGAGTTTTATTATGGCAATTATCCGTCCAATAATATTACTCCATTCCAATCACTAGAAACTTTGATATTACATGACATGCCAGGATGGAAGGAGTGGTCCACTATTGGGAGTGATGATAGAGATGGTGGTGTACTCAAACTTTTCCCTTCTCTGAAAGAGCTTAGTTTGAATGGTTGCCCAAACCTGAGTGGGAGCTTTCCTGATCTTGACACATTAGAAATTCTCCATATTTCAGGTATATATGGTTGTTACTTTCCAGAACCTCAATCATATACATGTCCCAACCAGTTGTTGTGCAAGAAACTGGAGTTCCCGAGGAGAAATTGTTGTGTTTCTATTACAGAGTTGATAATTCAGTTCAGCGACTCAGTTAAGTCATTCCCTTTAGACTACTTCCCAAGTCTGAAGAAGCTGATCTTTTTCGATTGTTCAAGCTTAGAATCGCTCACCTTTTCAAAAGAAAATGGCATTTCAGAACTCCATTCACTCATGGTTTTGGAATTCCACAATTGTAGAAATGTCATGGCATTGCCTCAACACATGCAAAAGCTTCTTCCATCTCTTGCTACATTAAGAATCTACCAATGTCAAGATATTAAGTTATTTCCTCATGAAGGATTGCCATCTACTCTAAAAGAGCTTCATCTCTGCAATTGCAGCCAACTGGTGGCACAACACAAGCACTGGGGTCTGCAAGGACTAAACTTTCTCAAAAAACTAAGTATTGATGGATATGATGGTGAAATAGTGCTTGATTCATTTCCAGAGGGATTGCTTCCCATCTCTTTAACTGAACTGTCACTGAATTATATTCCAAACTTACAAAAGCTAAATGACAATGCCTTTCAACCCCTAGCATCTCTTCATAAGTTGTCACTCCAAAGTTGCAAGAATTTGCAAGTTCTGCCAGAGCAAGTGGTCTCGAGCACATCTCTACGCTCTTTGTTCATCGATGGATGTCCTATCCTTGAAAATAGGTACCGACCAAGGAGAGGTGAAGACTGGCATAAGATTTCTCACATTCCTATCATATCAATTGGTCACTGGTCAAG TGCATATTACAGGACTGAAGAAGATGATATATGA